A DNA window from Anastrepha ludens isolate Willacy chromosome 6, idAnaLude1.1, whole genome shotgun sequence contains the following coding sequences:
- the LOC128867211 gene encoding uncharacterized protein K02A2.6-like, which produces MGHVDALSRRQIGLIIDVDDIQFQIQVAQERDNHVKTIRDRLERENVTDYDLMDGVVYKRNQDGKMALYVPHEMESNVIRVIHEKMGNLATEKTHEKLKLYYWFPNMRLKVERFVRNCLKCIMYATPPQNKERTLYPISKTALPFDTIHLDHFGPLPSIRSKRKHILVVVDGFTKFVKLYPCNTTSAKEVINALDKYFSYYSRPRRIVTDRGTCFTSLEFSSFLTKRNVSHIKVAVASPQANGQVERVNRVLKTMLGKLTDEIKHDDWVSKLLEVEYAMNNSIHSTCRDTPSRLLFGVEQRGVIVDEFTEYFQDMLCPDYERDLTQIRDRASKAITARQEYDVKRASKGSPSTQYIPGDYVVIRNVDTTAGSNKKFIPRYRGPYVIHKSLGNDRYVVRDIGGCQLTQLPYDGVIEAHRIKRWVQQPDECIELESDPLGDYSEFDEPRMIEGDHLSGLAEL; this is translated from the coding sequence ATGGGCCACGTCGATGCATTAAGCAGGAGACAGATAGGTTTAATCATAGATGTGGATGATATCCAATTCCAAATACAAGTCGCACAAGAGCGAGATAACCATGTTAAGACTATACGAGACCGTTTGGAACGCGAAAATGTCACTGACTATGATCTAATGGACGGGGTTGTTTACAAAAGAAATCAAGACGGGAAGATGGCCCTATACGTACCTCATGAGATGGAGTCTAATGTCATACGCGTGATACATGAAAAAATGGGTAATTTAGCAACTGAAAAGACACATGAGAAGCTAAAATTGTACTACTGGTTTCCCAATATGAGATTAAAAGTGGAAAGGTTTGTAAGAAATTGTCTGAAGTGCATAATGTATGCCACACCCCCACAGAATAAGGAAAGAACTTTGTATCCCATCTCCAAAACTGCTTTGCCATTTGATACGATCCACTTGGATCATTTTGGACCATTACCATCGATTAGATCTAAACGTAAACacattttagttgttgttgatgGTTTCACAAAATTCGTAAAACTTTATCCGTGTAATACAACAAGCGCTAAGGAAGTTATTAATGCTCTTGACAAGTACTTTAGTTATTATAGTAGACCAAGGAGAATTGTGACTGACCGAGGAACCTGTTTCACCTCTTTAGAATTTAGTTCATTTTTAACGAAACGAAATGTAAGTCATATAAAAGTCGCGGTAGCTTCTCCACAGGCAAATGGTCAGGTAGAAAGAGTAAATAGAGTTCTAAAGACGATGCTGGGTAAACTGACGGATGAAATTAAGCATGACGACTGGGTTAGTAAATTACTTGAGGTGGAATATGCCATGAATAACTCAATTCACAGTACCTGTAGGGATACTCCCAGTCGACTCTTGTTTGGCGTGGAACAAAGGGGAGTAATAGTGGATGAGTTTACCGAATACTTCCAGGATATGTTGTGTCCTGATTACGAACGAGATCTTACCCAGATACGAGACAGAGCATCTAAGGCTATTACAGCTAGGCAGGAGTATGACGTTAAGCGGGCTTCAAAGGGTAGCCCTAGTACCCAGTACATCCCAGGTGATTATGTGGTCATAAGGAATGTAGACACCACGGCTGGTAGTAACAAGAAATTTATACCCCGATATCGAGGTCCTTATGTCATTCACAAAAGTTTAGGAAACGACAGGTATGTTGTCCGCGACATTGGCGGTTGTCAGCTCACCCAGCTTCCGTATGATGGGGTTATCGAGGCTCACCGCATAAAAAGGTGGGTTCAGCAACCCGATGAATGCATAGAGTTGGAAAGTGATCCCCTAGGAGATTATTCTGAGTTTGATGAACCGCGAATGATCGAGGGCGATCACTTATCAGGTTTGGCCGAGTTGTAA